In the genome of Halobacterium noricense, one region contains:
- a CDS encoding transposase, with amino-acid sequence MMSDPSAVAQSIVVHAETLCEREDHLWDVIRQLSIPVNDLEDARDQNRVNFGTDEMFRTLLFKGIRGISQNELAQRLGREPSLVKSFHFDITDLEKTPTQQQLSYTHGKFSEDTQEVLNRTVAGVRQVALDHNVVTEGLVPSVPTKTDEEESQSTSEYKKEKAQKTLTLARKHVIPEFDTHRAAHKTYSDEVILDMFASICANNGSAHSEAEYGWLTDDDLTCDDSTFLRAIKKIATLEESDGQLTFEDFEDDDSMPEIDQIRDAIMTAFNAATENIINSIRGDDPFDSRETVAAIDITHEQFHVWPWEDKEAGVAKPDYPKMVSGYKKDGEYKRGYKYATITLVGDHAPLILGIEPVKEDSTWEPDGSPSYSKADLVSRLLDRAEQFVDLDMVMFDRGFYANRVYANVDERGLTYLSPVPRYEDDLAAIQDVQAHPTADKAVKHDVPLGIDGDVHHEAEFLYTPSTSDDADGKYAVFVTNQDHVEPEEIGSVVNGYSRRWDIENQYKSIKDFLPKTSSTDYRLRLCNFALSTLIYNLWRLTDYLIKVALDKPIRSPPVITAKTFVRALGDFLREFG; translated from the coding sequence ATGATGAGTGACCCGTCGGCGGTCGCCCAGTCAATCGTCGTTCACGCGGAGACGCTCTGTGAGCGCGAAGACCACCTCTGGGATGTCATTCGCCAGCTCTCGATTCCAGTTAACGATCTCGAGGACGCCCGCGACCAGAACCGCGTCAACTTCGGAACCGACGAAATGTTTCGCACGCTCCTATTCAAAGGCATTCGCGGGATCTCACAGAACGAATTAGCGCAACGACTCGGACGAGAGCCAAGTCTTGTCAAGAGCTTCCACTTCGATATTACTGACCTCGAGAAGACGCCGACCCAACAGCAACTCTCGTACACGCACGGAAAATTCAGCGAGGACACCCAAGAAGTCCTCAACCGGACTGTGGCTGGCGTCCGGCAAGTTGCGCTCGACCATAATGTTGTCACGGAAGGCCTCGTGCCGTCCGTCCCAACCAAAACCGATGAAGAGGAGTCACAGAGCACGAGCGAGTACAAGAAGGAGAAGGCCCAGAAGACGCTGACGCTTGCTCGCAAACACGTCATCCCCGAGTTCGACACCCACCGAGCGGCCCACAAGACGTACTCCGACGAGGTGATCTTGGATATGTTCGCGAGTATTTGTGCAAACAACGGGAGTGCTCATTCAGAAGCGGAGTACGGCTGGCTCACCGACGACGACCTCACCTGCGACGACTCAACGTTCCTGCGGGCAATCAAGAAAATCGCCACGCTCGAGGAGTCAGACGGGCAGCTCACGTTCGAGGATTTCGAGGACGATGATTCGATGCCCGAAATCGACCAGATTCGGGACGCGATTATGACGGCGTTCAACGCCGCCACGGAGAACATCATCAACTCAATTCGCGGTGATGATCCCTTCGACTCACGGGAGACTGTTGCAGCGATAGACATCACCCACGAGCAGTTTCACGTCTGGCCGTGGGAAGACAAGGAAGCAGGTGTCGCGAAGCCGGACTATCCGAAGATGGTGAGCGGCTACAAAAAGGACGGCGAGTACAAACGCGGCTACAAGTACGCGACCATCACGCTGGTTGGCGACCACGCACCACTCATCCTTGGTATTGAGCCAGTCAAAGAAGACTCTACGTGGGAGCCCGACGGTTCGCCGTCGTACTCGAAAGCTGACCTGGTGAGTCGATTGCTCGACCGAGCGGAGCAGTTCGTCGACCTGGACATGGTGATGTTCGACCGTGGGTTCTACGCCAATCGCGTGTACGCAAATGTTGACGAGCGCGGGCTCACGTACCTGTCGCCGGTCCCTCGATACGAAGACGATTTAGCAGCGATCCAGGATGTCCAAGCGCATCCGACAGCAGACAAGGCCGTCAAACACGATGTCCCGCTAGGGATCGACGGCGACGTTCATCACGAGGCGGAGTTCCTCTACACGCCAAGCACGAGCGATGATGCTGACGGGAAGTACGCAGTGTTCGTGACGAACCAGGACCACGTCGAGCCGGAGGAGATTGGGAGCGTGGTGAATGGGTATAGTCGGCGGTGGGACATCGAGAACCAGTACAAGTCGATCAAGGACTTTCTGCCGAAGACATCGTCGACGGACTACCGGCTGCGCCTGTGTAACTTCGCGTTGTCGACATTGATATATAATCTGTGGCGGCTCACAGACTATCTGATCAAGGTCGCACTCGATAAACCGATTCGGTCGCCGCCAGTGATCACGGCGAAGACGTTCGTACGGGCGTTAGGTGACTTCCTACGGGAGTTCGGGTAA
- a CDS encoding IclR family transcriptional regulator: protein MVQQNTGPQAPVKTAERTFELVEFLKDVDGATLTEATDALDLPKSSVHNYLKTLEHCGYVVETDGVYEVGLRFLDLGAYARTNVPLYPVAEPELETIAEETGELANLLVEQDGRGTFIYRKKGENAVKIDSYNGQQIHLHTTAVGKAILANLPEERVEAILARHGLPEKTDRTITDREALYDALDDIRKEGFSYDREERIHGLKCIATPVFNDGDVAGGISITGPTSRMSEERIEGELKQQLRNAKNIVELNLSHS from the coding sequence ATGGTACAGCAGAACACGGGTCCACAAGCCCCCGTGAAGACGGCCGAGCGCACGTTCGAGCTCGTAGAGTTCCTCAAGGACGTCGACGGCGCGACGCTGACGGAAGCGACGGATGCGCTCGACCTCCCGAAGAGCAGCGTCCACAACTACCTGAAGACGCTCGAACACTGCGGCTACGTCGTGGAGACCGACGGCGTTTACGAGGTCGGCCTCCGCTTTCTCGACCTGGGCGCGTACGCCCGTACCAACGTCCCGCTGTACCCTGTCGCCGAACCCGAACTGGAGACCATCGCCGAGGAGACCGGCGAGCTCGCGAACCTCCTCGTCGAACAGGACGGCCGCGGCACGTTCATCTACCGGAAGAAAGGCGAGAACGCCGTGAAAATCGACTCCTACAACGGCCAGCAGATACACCTCCATACGACCGCCGTCGGCAAGGCGATTCTCGCGAACCTGCCCGAGGAGCGCGTCGAAGCCATCCTCGCGCGCCACGGACTCCCCGAGAAGACCGACCGGACGATTACCGACCGCGAGGCGCTCTACGACGCGCTCGACGACATCCGTAAGGAAGGATTCTCCTACGACCGCGAGGAGCGGATTCACGGCCTGAAGTGCATCGCGACGCCGGTGTTCAACGACGGCGACGTCGCCGGTGGCATCAGCATCACGGGTCCGACCAGCCGGATGTCCGAGGAGCGAATCGAGGGCGAACTCAAGCAGCAGCTCCGAAACGCCAAGAACATCGTCGAACTCAACCTCTCGCATTCGTAG
- a CDS encoding 2-oxo acid dehydrogenase subunit E2, producing MAEQTFELPDLGEGIAEGELVSWLVEPGDVVEADQTIAEVETDKALVEVPSPYDGTVKELHAAEGETVPVDSVIVAFEVEDDEGEAAEEVQSAVEPVEEGEASETGESGGRVFAAPSTRTLARELDADLADVSGSGPGGRITAADVRAHVESSGEAAEPAQTADATESESTEAEEPVLVESDGAARDRTLAMPATRQLAREKGVDINDVPTSEERDGEAFVTQSDVRAYVESGGKAAEPAEAETAGVGPTSGERVPYSGVRRTIGEQMARSKYTAPHVAHHDEFDATDLVAVREDLRDPAEAEGVNLTYLPFVVKAVTRALQEFPFLNSSLDEDAEEIVLHDEYNIGIAVATDAGLMVPVVEHADEKSLVELAAEIDDLATRARNRELSREEMQGGTFTITNIGVIGGEFSAPIINHPEAAILAMGPIAKRPWVVDDEVVARETMRLSMSVDHRLVDGAEAAQFTNRVQELLGQPARLLL from the coding sequence ATGGCCGAGCAGACGTTCGAGCTACCGGACCTCGGAGAAGGCATCGCTGAGGGCGAACTCGTTTCCTGGCTCGTCGAGCCCGGTGACGTCGTAGAAGCCGACCAGACGATAGCGGAGGTCGAGACCGACAAGGCACTCGTGGAGGTGCCGTCACCCTACGACGGCACCGTGAAAGAACTCCACGCGGCGGAGGGCGAGACGGTTCCCGTGGACTCCGTCATCGTCGCGTTCGAGGTTGAAGACGATGAGGGTGAAGCAGCGGAGGAAGTGCAGTCCGCGGTCGAACCCGTCGAAGAAGGCGAAGCAAGCGAGACGGGCGAGTCCGGGGGGCGCGTGTTCGCAGCACCGAGCACGCGGACGCTGGCGCGCGAACTCGACGCCGACCTCGCCGACGTTTCGGGTAGCGGGCCGGGCGGCCGCATCACCGCTGCCGACGTCCGAGCCCACGTCGAATCCAGCGGTGAGGCCGCCGAGCCTGCGCAGACCGCAGACGCGACCGAGAGTGAGTCCACGGAAGCGGAGGAGCCTGTGCTCGTGGAGAGCGACGGTGCGGCACGCGACCGCACGCTCGCCATGCCAGCGACCCGGCAACTCGCCCGCGAGAAAGGCGTCGACATCAACGACGTGCCCACGAGCGAGGAGCGCGACGGCGAGGCGTTCGTCACGCAGTCGGACGTGCGCGCGTACGTCGAATCCGGCGGGAAAGCAGCTGAGCCCGCGGAAGCAGAGACTGCGGGAGTCGGGCCGACGTCGGGCGAGCGCGTGCCGTACAGCGGGGTTCGCCGGACCATCGGCGAGCAGATGGCGCGCTCGAAGTACACCGCACCCCACGTCGCCCACCACGACGAATTCGACGCTACGGACCTCGTGGCGGTCCGCGAAGACCTCCGTGACCCCGCAGAGGCGGAGGGTGTGAACCTCACGTACCTGCCATTCGTCGTGAAGGCGGTCACGCGCGCACTCCAGGAGTTCCCCTTCTTGAACTCCAGCCTCGACGAGGACGCCGAGGAGATCGTACTCCACGACGAGTACAACATCGGCATCGCCGTCGCCACCGACGCCGGGTTAATGGTACCGGTGGTAGAGCACGCCGACGAGAAGAGCCTCGTCGAACTCGCGGCGGAAATCGACGACCTCGCGACCCGTGCGCGCAATCGCGAGCTCTCCCGCGAGGAGATGCAGGGCGGGACGTTCACCATCACGAACATCGGCGTCATCGGCGGGGAGTTCTCCGCGCCCATCATCAACCATCCCGAAGCTGCTATCCTCGCGATGGGGCCGATTGCGAAGCGCCCGTGGGTCGTCGACGACGAGGTCGTCGCCCGCGAGACGATGCGGCTGTCGATGTCCGTCGACCACCGGCTCGTCGACGGCGCGGAGGCTGCGCAGTTCACGAACCGCGTGCAGGAACTGCTCGGGCAGCCCGCGCGCCTGCTGCTGTAA
- a CDS encoding alpha-ketoacid dehydrogenase subunit beta: protein MQATIVEAVNDALHTEMDADDDVVVFGEDVAESGGVFRATDELLEAFGENRVVDTPLSEIAIVGAATGLAMYGLRPVAEIQFSGFLPPAFDQLVTNASRIRWRTRGELTAPMVVRMPYGAGVRALEHHSESMEGAYAHIPGLKVVAPSTPHDTKGLLLASIRDPDPVLFMEPKRIYRSFREEVPDEDYEVPLGEAAIRQEGEDVTVISWGSMMPATLEAVDELDADAEVVDLRTISPLDTETVVESVKKTGRAVVVHEGPRSNGVGADVVARINDEALMYLEAPVERVTGFDTPVPLLSMEDYYFPHPPRILDAIERALAV, encoded by the coding sequence ATGCAGGCAACTATCGTAGAAGCAGTCAACGACGCATTACACACGGAGATGGACGCCGACGACGACGTAGTCGTCTTCGGCGAGGACGTCGCTGAGAGCGGCGGCGTGTTCCGCGCGACCGACGAACTCCTCGAAGCGTTCGGCGAGAACCGCGTGGTCGACACGCCGCTGTCCGAGATTGCCATCGTCGGTGCCGCGACGGGGCTGGCGATGTACGGCCTGCGGCCGGTCGCCGAGATTCAGTTCTCGGGGTTCCTGCCGCCGGCGTTCGACCAGCTCGTGACGAACGCCAGCCGCATCCGCTGGCGCACCCGCGGCGAACTCACCGCGCCGATGGTCGTCCGGATGCCGTACGGCGCTGGCGTGCGCGCGCTCGAACACCACTCCGAGAGCATGGAGGGCGCGTACGCCCACATTCCGGGCCTGAAGGTGGTCGCGCCGAGCACCCCACACGACACGAAGGGGCTGTTGCTCGCGTCGATTCGCGACCCCGACCCGGTGCTGTTCATGGAACCCAAGCGCATCTACCGGTCGTTCCGCGAGGAAGTCCCCGACGAGGACTACGAGGTCCCCCTCGGCGAGGCCGCAATCCGGCAGGAAGGCGAGGACGTCACGGTGATTAGCTGGGGGTCGATGATGCCCGCGACGCTGGAGGCTGTCGACGAACTCGACGCCGACGCGGAAGTCGTGGACCTCCGCACCATCTCGCCGCTGGACACCGAGACGGTCGTCGAGTCCGTGAAGAAGACTGGACGCGCGGTCGTCGTCCACGAGGGGCCGCGGAGCAACGGCGTCGGCGCGGACGTCGTCGCGCGCATCAACGACGAGGCGCTGATGTACCTCGAAGCTCCCGTCGAGCGCGTCACTGGCTTCGACACGCCCGTGCCGCTGCTGTCGATGGAGGACTACTACTTCCCGCACCCGCCGCGCATCCTCGACGCCATCGAGCGCGCACTCGCCGTCTAA
- a CDS encoding transcriptional regulator FilR1 domain-containing protein, giving the protein MSEGNNMLKTVLRRAEVLHLVCNEMPEKRNLEDEVAKSRPTIDRAIRELEEEHLVCRDNGLCKPTSAGQLANELYEQFEQSFGRLSKIEQELAALPVETTLPGTILEGASLFQTPDHAPYTTIDPLVDDLLQADNIVVMTPVLISPYLEEISNQRNASQIEISLITTETVAETFNTGAANSLTDDSRLIDQLVVSDALPQYGLILVDGAVSYTLIFTDTNHLSAVIRNTRPDTVEWTRKKIVQSKQHGRS; this is encoded by the coding sequence ATGTCTGAAGGCAATAACATGCTCAAAACTGTCCTCAGGCGTGCCGAAGTCCTCCATCTGGTCTGTAACGAGATGCCGGAGAAACGGAACTTAGAAGATGAGGTAGCCAAGTCACGCCCAACTATTGATCGAGCAATCCGCGAACTAGAAGAAGAACATCTCGTATGCCGGGACAACGGGCTCTGCAAGCCCACTTCCGCCGGTCAACTAGCGAATGAACTATACGAACAGTTTGAGCAATCTTTCGGCAGGCTTTCCAAAATTGAACAGGAGTTAGCAGCACTCCCAGTCGAAACAACGCTCCCAGGAACGATTCTGGAAGGTGCTTCGTTATTTCAAACACCCGACCACGCTCCCTACACAACAATCGATCCTTTAGTTGATGATCTCTTGCAAGCTGACAATATTGTTGTGATGACTCCTGTGCTCATATCTCCATACCTGGAAGAAATCAGTAACCAACGTAACGCAAGCCAGATCGAAATTAGCCTGATAACTACAGAAACGGTCGCTGAGACGTTTAATACCGGTGCCGCGAATTCGCTAACCGATGATTCCAGACTGATAGATCAATTAGTTGTTTCCGATGCCCTTCCCCAGTATGGACTTATTTTGGTTGATGGGGCTGTCTCGTATACGTTAATTTTCACAGATACGAATCACCTCTCAGCGGTAATTCGGAATACACGCCCAGATACTGTAGAATGGACAAGAAAGAAAATAGTCCAATCTAAGCAGCATGGTCGTAGCTGA
- the lpdA gene encoding dihydrolipoyl dehydrogenase, with the protein MVMGDIATGTDVLVVGGGPGGYVAAIRAAQHDLDTTLVERDAYGGTCLNYGCIPSKAFITATDLAHDAGNAEAMGVSANPEIDVAAMADWKDDVVDQLTGGVEKLCKANGVNLVDGTAAFEDEHTARIAHDGSGQGMETIEFEHAIVATGSRPIEVPGFEYADDPVWSSRDALATDELPEEIVVVGAGYIGMELSTTFAKAGADVTVVEMLDDVLPGYDSRLTDVVKARAKDLGIDFQFGEGAAGWEGEDGDITVTTETEDGAESTYDAEKVLVAVGREPVTDTLELDAIGLEPDENGFLATDDQARTAVENIFAVGDVAGEPMLAHKASKEGIVAAEVVAGEPAALDSQAVPKVVFTDPEIATVGMTEADAAEAGFDPVVGEMPFRANGRSLTTGNDDGFVRIVAGGDAGFVLGAQIVGPEASELVAEVTLAIEMGATLADVASTIHTHPTLSEAVMEAAEHAQGQAIHTLNR; encoded by the coding sequence ATGGTAATGGGCGACATAGCGACCGGGACGGACGTCCTCGTCGTCGGCGGCGGTCCCGGCGGATACGTTGCGGCGATTCGTGCGGCACAACACGACCTCGACACGACGCTCGTCGAACGCGACGCGTACGGCGGGACGTGCCTGAACTACGGCTGCATCCCCTCGAAGGCGTTCATCACGGCGACGGACCTCGCACACGACGCGGGTAACGCCGAGGCGATGGGCGTCAGCGCGAACCCCGAAATCGACGTGGCAGCGATGGCCGACTGGAAAGACGACGTCGTCGACCAACTCACCGGCGGCGTCGAGAAGCTCTGCAAGGCCAACGGCGTCAACCTCGTCGACGGTACGGCGGCGTTCGAGGACGAACACACCGCCCGCATCGCGCACGACGGCAGCGGGCAAGGCATGGAAACCATCGAATTCGAGCACGCCATCGTCGCGACCGGCTCCCGACCCATCGAGGTGCCGGGCTTCGAGTACGCCGACGACCCGGTGTGGTCCTCGCGGGATGCGCTCGCGACGGACGAACTCCCGGAGGAGATCGTCGTCGTGGGCGCGGGCTACATCGGCATGGAACTCTCGACGACGTTTGCGAAAGCCGGCGCTGACGTCACCGTCGTGGAGATGCTCGACGACGTGCTCCCCGGCTACGACAGCCGCCTCACGGACGTCGTGAAAGCGCGCGCGAAGGACCTCGGTATCGACTTCCAGTTCGGCGAGGGCGCGGCCGGCTGGGAGGGCGAGGACGGCGACATCACCGTCACCACGGAGACGGAGGATGGTGCAGAGTCGACGTACGACGCCGAGAAGGTGCTCGTGGCGGTCGGTCGCGAGCCGGTGACGGACACGCTCGAACTCGACGCAATCGGACTCGAACCCGACGAGAACGGCTTCCTCGCGACGGACGACCAGGCGCGCACGGCCGTCGAGAACATCTTCGCCGTCGGCGATGTCGCGGGCGAACCGATGCTCGCGCACAAAGCCAGCAAGGAGGGTATCGTCGCGGCGGAGGTCGTTGCGGGCGAGCCAGCGGCCCTCGATTCTCAGGCCGTCCCGAAAGTCGTGTTCACCGACCCCGAAATCGCGACCGTCGGTATGACCGAGGCAGACGCCGCGGAGGCGGGCTTCGACCCGGTCGTCGGCGAGATGCCGTTCCGTGCGAACGGCCGGTCGCTGACAACTGGCAACGACGATGGGTTCGTGCGAATCGTCGCAGGTGGGGACGCCGGCTTCGTGCTCGGCGCACAGATCGTCGGCCCGGAGGCCAGCGAACTCGTCGCTGAAGTGACCCTCGCCATCGAGATGGGTGCCACGCTCGCCGACGTCGCCTCCACGATTCACACGCATCCGACGCTCTCGGAGGCCGTGATGGAGGCCGCCGAGCACGCACAGGGTCAGGCGATTCACACGCTGAACCGGTAA